A genomic window from Silene latifolia isolate original U9 population chromosome 11, ASM4854445v1, whole genome shotgun sequence includes:
- the LOC141612439 gene encoding 16 kDa phloem protein 1-like isoform X3, giving the protein MAHGVLEILLVEAHGLPHADFLHKIDPYVLVYYKGQERKTTIATGQGGNPRWNKKLKFRAEYPGSGRDYKLTFKVMDHDTFTSDDFLGQTTIHVDDLLSLGVEKGSYDMRTTKYRLDAANGNYCGDIKIGVKFTCEAMMNDEDDDDIGGWKDSVYE; this is encoded by the exons ATGGCACACGGTGTACTTGAGATATTGTTGGTCGAGGCTCATGGTCTTCCTCACGCTGATTTTCTTC ATAAAATTGATCCTTATGTTTTGGTTTACTACAAAGGCCAAGAGCGAAAAACCACAATTGCAACAG GACAAGGCGGAAACCCGAGGTGGAACAAGAAATTGAAATTTAGGGCAGAATATCCCGGCTCGGGAAGGGACTATAAGCTAACATTCAAGGTCATGGACCATGACACTTTCACTTCCGATGATTTCCTTGGCCAAACTAC GATTCATGTGGATGATCTACTATCCTTGGGAGTAGAGAAGGGGTCTTATGACATGCGTACGACCAAGTATAGATTGGATGCAGCTAATGGAAATTATTGTGGTGACATTAAAATTGGTGTCAAATTCACTTGCGAG GCAATGATGaacgatgaagatgatgatgatattgGAGGATGGAAGGATAGCGTTTATGAATGA
- the LOC141612441 gene encoding triosephosphate isomerase, cytosolic has product MARKFFVGGNWKCNGTTGELKKIIETLNAGKVPSNDVVEVVVSPPYVYLPLVKSELKPDFHVAAQNCWVKKGGAFTGEVSAEMLSDLSIPWVILGHSERRALLNESNEFVGDKVAYALSKGLKVIACVGETLEQREAGTTMDVVAAQTKAIADRVTDWTNVVIAYEPVWAIGTGKVASPEQAQEVHAELRKWLESNISAEVAATTRIIYGGSVSGANCKELAAKPDVDGFLVGGASLKPEFIDIINSATVKSS; this is encoded by the exons ATGGCCCGTAAATTCTTCGTCGGCGGTAACTGGAAATGC AATGGAACTACCGGTGAGCTGAAGAAGATCATTGAGACTCTCAATGCAGGGAAGGTTCCATCAAACGATGTTGTTG AGGTCGTGGTTAGCCCGCCATATGTGTATCTTCCTTTGGTGAAAAGTGAGTTGAAGCCTGATTTTCATGTTGCTGCTCAGAATTGTTGGGTTAAGAAAGGTGGTGCTTTCACCGGTGAAGTCAG TGCGGAGATGCTATCTGACTTGAGCATTCCATGGGTCATCCTAGGTCATTCGGAAAGAAGGGCTTTGTTGAACGAGTCTAATGAG TTTGTTGGAGACAAGGTTGCTTATGCTCTCTCAAAAGGTTTGAAGGTCATAGCTTGTGTGGGAGAGACCCTTGAACAACGGGAAGCCGGCACAACCATGGATGTTGTTGCTGCACAAACCAAAGCTATTGCTG ATAGAGTAACTGACTGGACAAATGTGGTTATTGCTTATGAGCCTGTCTGGGCTATCGGAACAGGAAAAGTTGCATCTCCAGAGCAGGCTCAAGAG GTTCACGCAGAACTCAGGAAATGGCTCGAGTCTAACATCAGTGCTGAAGTTGCTGCCACCACAAGAATTATCTATGGAG GTTCAGTGAGTGGTGCAAATTGCAAGGAGCTAGCTGCTAAGCCGGATGTGGATGGGTTTTTGGTTGGCGGCGCCTCTTTGAAG CCCGAGTTCATTGACATAATCAACTCCGCAACTGTAAAGAGTTCCTAA
- the LOC141612438 gene encoding DNA replication complex GINS protein PSF2: MAGQCDPESSVFSAAEMEFLAEDEIIEIVPNMRMEPLNLISGDYGPFRPQIATKVPLWLAMALKKRGKCTIRPPEWMSLEKLTEVLEAERDSPKEFQPLPFHYVEISRLLFDHARDDIPDIYMVRSLIEDIRDVRFHKVESGLETISSRTHAVKLKNLSAMEVNIVRPFVVRTLQAFYKHDSPEMIQQPVQMSSGGPQVADRGPRRDLRRR, from the exons ATGGCTGGTCAATGTGATCCGGAATCTTCAGTATTTTCAGCAGCTGAG ATGGAATTCTTAGCTGAAGATGAAATTATCGAAATCGTGCCGAATATGAGAATGGAGCCACTTAATTTAATTTCG GGTGATTACGGTCCGTTCCGTCCACAAATAGCGACAAAGGTGCCTTTGTGGCTTGCTATGGCACTGAAGAAAAGAGGCAAGTGTACGATTCGACCACCCGAGTGGATGTCGCTTG AAAAGCTGACAGAAGTATTAGAAGCTGAACGAGATTCTCCAAAGGAATTTCAGCCACTACCTTTCCATTATGTGGAAATTTCCCGGCTTCTTTTTGACCA TGCTAGGGATGACATTCCTGACATATACATG GTGAGATCTTTAATTGAAGACATCAGGGATGTCAGATTCCATAAGGTTGAGTCTGGCCTGGAGACGATATCGTCTAGAACACATGCTGTGAAG CTTAAAAATCTCTCTGCTATGGAGGTGAATATAGTGCGTCCATTTGTCGTGAGGACGCTGCAGGCATTCTATAAGCATGACAGTCCAGAGATGATTCAGCAACCAGTACAAATGTCCAGTGGAGGACCTCAAGTAGCTGACCGCGGACCAAGG AGGGACTTGCGACGTCGCTAG
- the LOC141614752 gene encoding uncharacterized protein LOC141614752, which translates to MEGLVSKKRKRCTRTFHYKRCKCEGQRHMLPDEMWLDILTRLPIKSLFISRTVSSSWNILATNISNKINIPQCGFFLGSLSTYICLESRKATNLYTLNAPEECVLSSGYDTGYLADLAFDFGDLFKNAAWRRNWVEENLNFCTVSRGLLIFISEDDGELHVKNPVTREAFIVPKTNWAEEYGWGEDDFYLVVRGFETSGYSNLLIVRYQESYFGVEYYCPGLGRWFRCLSDDLDDDLRGSELLPDSCVTVKINERRMIFILTKSNCGIVIKVPTGDAWPALAVVCRFRLPETVNDEQGFNTKLGKCGECVYLSHLRGGCLSVWKHNYNEVDDTWVLLRRINISRRLKVVTADDPVSNLGFHEDSLIVYISTKSSIFSYCLADDTLKLIVQLNGEDSQTLLGCNGEPEGVVPFTPFLGSLTSPNKNYF; encoded by the coding sequence ATGGAAGGTTTAGTATCGAAGAAGCGAAAAAGATGTACTAGAACGTTTCATTATAAACGTTGCAAGTGTGAAGGACAACGTCATATGCTTCCAGATGAAATGTGGCTTGACATATTAACAAGGTTGCCCATTAAATCTCTTTTTATAAGTCGAACCGTGAGTTCGTCTTGGAACATATTAGCCACCAATATAAGTAATAAGATCAACATACCACAGTGTGGCTTCTTTCTTGGTTCCCTCAGTACTTACATTTGTCTCGAATCGCGTAAGGCAACAAATCTTTATACCCTAAATGCCCCTGAGGAATGTGTTTTGAGTAGCGGATATGATACGGGTTATTTAGCTGATTTAGCCTTTGATTTTGGCGACTTGTTCAAGAATGCAGCTTGGAGACGGAATTGGGTCGAAGAAAATTTAAACTTCTGCACTGTAAGTAGAGGACTACTTATTTTTATATCAGAAGATGATGGTGAACTTCATGTTAAGAATCCTGTTACTAGGGAAGCTTTTATTGTTCCGAAAACCAATTGGGCAGAGGAATATGGGTGGGGGGAGGATGATTTTTATCTCGTAGTTCGTGGATTTGAGACAAGCGGGTACAGTAACTTATTGATCGTTAGATATCAGGAGTCGTATTTTGGTGTTGAGTATTACTGTCCTGGACTTGGTAGATGGTTTCGATGTTTGTCAGACGACCTAGACGATGATCTCAGAGGTTCTGAATTATTACCAGACAGTTGTGTTACAGTCAAAATTAATGAAAGAAGGATGATATTTATATTGACGAAAAGTAACTGTGGAATCGTCATAAAAGTTCCAACGGGCGATGCTTGGCCTGCTTTAGCTGTGGTTTGCAGGTTTCGGTTGCCTGAAACCGTAAATGATGAGCAAGGGTTCAATACAAAATTAGGGAAGTGTGGAGAGTGTGTTTATCTATCTCATTTGAGAGGAGGCTGTCTTTCGGTTTGGAAGCATAACTATAATGAAGTCGATGATACATGGGTCCTGTTGCGTAGAATCAACATTAGCAGACGGTTGAAAGTTGTTACTGCTGATGATCCCGTTTCAAATTTAGGGTTCCATGAGGATTCACTCATCGTGTACATTTCGACCAAGTCGTCAATCTTTTCGTATTGTCTAGCCGATGACACCCTAAAATTGATTGTGCAACTTAATGGTGAAGATTCCCAAACATTGTTGGGTTGTAATGGAGAACCCGAAGGTGTCGTACCTTTTACTCCATTTTTGGGGTCTTTAACTTCACCAAATAAGAAttatttttaa